TTTGGAAGTGGGTGCGGGTCAATAAAGGAGAGCTTCGATGGGGCCACCTCAACCCTCACGGAGGGGATAGACAATGCGACATCAGCAATTGGACTGGGGAATGACGAGGCTTATGAAGAAGGAAAAACTTATTTAGAAGCTCAAGCCTATGATCAGGCTATTTTGAAATTTGAGGAAGCACTAAAAGAGAACCCGGACGACACCAGGATTCAAACTGATTTGGCTCAAGCCAAATCCTTTGCCGCAGCCCAACACTTTGAACGGGGCAAAGCGCTCACAGAGAAGCACGAAATCAACGGGGCCTTAATCGCTTTCGAAAAAGCCACATCTTACCAACCGGCCAACACCACCTACGCCACACGATATCAACAAGAAAAGGAGAAATACGCCAAGTTAAAAGGAGAGATACTCCGGCTTGTCCAGGAAGGGGAGGAGTCGAAACAATGGGATCAGAGTATCAGGGGGCTGGAATCGATGAAACGATACGAGTCCTCATTTCCGGAATTGGCCACCCACATTCAGCATACCCGCCAACAAGCCTCCGAATACCATGAAGGTCGATCTGATGCACATCTTCATCAGCAAGCCTTTCAAGAGGCGGCCCAGGAAATTCAAAAAGCCGCTGAGTATGACCAAAATTCCTCTATCAGTCTCAAGAATAAGGCGCGACATCATTTGTTATTAGCTAAGCAAGCCTGGGACCAGAACAAGTATTTCCTGGGCTACGAAGAAATGCAGAAAAGTCTGGAATTTGAGCCACAGAACCCGGAAATTAAAAAATTCCACGCCCATCTGGTCGACCAGTGGACGGATATCCTTTACAACGAAGCGGTTCAAGATCAGAACACGGGAAACTTACAGGGGGCAAAGGACAAGCTTTCTCGGATTTCCAAGCTCAAGCCGGGATATCTCAATGTGGAATCGCTGTTATCGGAGTTGCAAGGAAATTTAGCGGCGACCTATTACACCAAGGCCGACTCGCTTATGCGGCAAGAGGATCGTACTCGTCTGGGATTGGCCCTAGCCAATTATTTAATCGTTCGTGAACAGCATGATTCCCAATACCAGGACCTAGAGGAGAAAATCGCCCTGGTCAAAAAAATGCTGTTGGAAGAAGTCCAACTGCGGATAGCCGTGCACTTTGACAATAAATCCTCCGAGTCTGGTGCCGGAGGGGTGGTCTACAATCAACTATTAGATCGCTTGCGAAACTCGGAAAGACTGAAAAATTTGACCCTGATTGACCGGGAAGTGATCGATCAAATTCTACAGGAGCAGGCTCTGGGACAGGGATTTTTGGATCCGTCCACCAGTCCACAGGTTAAAAAAATAAAGGGTGCGCATGGAGGAATTTTCGGCGAAGTCCTGAGGGCCAGAGTCAAAGAAACCGGGAGAGATCAACCGACATTCGGCAGCTCCACCTATGTCAGCGGGACCCGATTGGTCCCGAACCCAGAATATGAACCGAGAAGACAGGCAGTCGGCTCGGCTCGACAGGATATGGTCCTTGCCCAACAGGAATTGACCAACGCCGAAGTCCAATCCAAACAGAGTCAAGCCAACATGATGGCAACGCAGCAGCAACTGAACCAATCGCCAGGATCTCAAAAAAGTCAGGCCCCGATAGCCATTGGAAGCATTCTGCAGGGGCTGGGTTCGGTGGCCGGAGTGAAAGCGGCACGTTCGCGGCTTACGAATGCACAAAATCGATTACGATTTTCGGAGGATGAGCTTGCCCGCACCCCTCCCACACTTGAAGAAGAAATCACTGATAGTTTTCGCTATCCCATTTATGATCTCAAATTAGAGGGAGAGGTGATGCTAGCTTATCGCTTTGTGAATTTCACCACCTCTGAAGTGGGAGATTCTAAAACCATTACTAAAACCGATGAAATTTTAGACCGCTACGTACAGGGGGATCCCGGGAAAGGAGTCAATAGCGACCCCAATGAATTGCCCGCCAAAGAAGAATTTCTTCAGAAGCTCCTAGCCCAAGCCATTGAAGGGGCCGCTCAGGCCATCGAGGATAAAATGGCGAATTTTTCGGAGTCCTACTATGAAGAAGGGAAAAAAGCCGAAGAACATGGGTTGGAAGAGGAGGCTATTGAAAATTATATGCGGTATATGTATTCAACCTCCGATCTTAGCGCCTCAACCGTGCAACATGCCAATCAATATATTTATGACAAAATGGGTGTACTCATTATCCGTCGGAAAACGTAGTGGGGATATTCCGGTATGGGTAGAAAGACCAAATGGGTTTCTTCCATTAATGAAAACCCGAGGGACCCACACTCCATGACCGTACACGAACAATGGCATGAACAACCTTGGTCATCCATGAAAGGGATCGTGAGTCTCTCTGCTTTTGTGGTTTTGCTCTCTTTGTACGGGTTAGCCATGGGGGTTGAAACCGAGAAGCCTGGTGAATACACCATTTTGGATGCAGACCGGCACCTTAAGACGATACTAGGGGAATTGCCGATCTATGAACCCACCACCAACACATTTACTCCCGCAGTTCCCCCTTCATCAACGCTTAAACAGGCAGTCACCAATCTCGAACCCGAATGGAATCGACTGTATGACAACAGCGATCTGCACGATGTCCCGCCGCCCGGACGGGCTAACATACTCCAACGCTGTGACGATCTGAAGAAACATCTTACAGGGCCTATTCAGACCAAGCATACATTGGAGACTGAACGGCTCACACTCGAACAGCGGGAACGCTTCGTGGATAGTGCTCGCAAACAAGTCGAATTACGAAATTGGACGGAATTTGTCTTTGCCATGGGCAACCTGGGGAAGGAGGCGTTTAATTCTTTCAAAAAGATCCTTTCCCCTTCTCCGAAAGATGTGAAAAAGCTGTATGAAGCCCTTGCCCTTGTCAAAAAAATGATTCAGAGTGCAAGAAAGCCCACGGTCAAGAATCCCGGGGGCACGGCAATTAACTCGGCAGATGCTATAAAACTTGGCGAGAATGGGAACAAGTATTTTGTTGAAAAGCAAGCCGAGATCACTAAGAGAGTCAATGACTATATCATGAACCGCAAATTCACCGAGAAGGAATTACGAAACCCTGAGCAGATTCAAAAGGAAATTTTCATTCTTATCCGTGATTACCTCAAGTCTCTGGCAGTTGCTGAGCGCGGTGACCTTCGACTACGGATTCAACAAATCGATATAGAATTAAAAAAATACGCACAAATTACCTTGCCTGCGGGAGCCTTTAGTTTTGTTGAGTACGAACCCCTGTGTAAAAAGATTCGTGATCTCAAAGATTGGAATATTCGAACCATAGAAGGGTTGAGAATTGACCCGCCAAAAGTCCGGATCGAAGTAGGAGAAACAACAAAACAGTTTAAGGCCATTGGAAAATATTCTAGTGGAAAAGGAAGAGAGGTGGACGTCACCGACATGGTGAATTGGCCTAAAGGTCATTCCTTTACCGGAAACAAGCCAGGAAAGTTCACTTTAACAGCCGAATATCGGAGTCTCACGAGCACTGCTGAAATTATGGTCGTTCCCTCTACACAGCCGGTGCCTTCCGCAGCCCACCCCACAGGGAAATGTCCCGCGGGAAAAATCGAAGTGCCCTATGTCATACGAATGCAAAAGACGAATGCAGAAGGTGTTGTGAATGGCCTTGGTCTGCGCTTACCGGTCGTAGGGCAAGAGCCGAGCAACCATTTCAATCCTGGTGAGATCACGGACCAGGTTCCGTATGCAGGCGATTGTGTCGACCCGAATACGGAAATTAAGGTCAAACTTGCTTTGGAAGTACCTGACGCACCCGTAGGCCCATTCCGTGCGGAATTGAACTGCGGGAGAGCTATAGAAATAGAGGCCGGGGCTGAGCCTTCAAGGATATGTGGAATCGTCGTGCGGGGATGGAAGCCTGAGGGAAAGGTTTCTGTCACTGTAACACCGATTCCAAAGCGCAGTGGAATACGGATTTTCCCGGGAGACATGTCACAAGAAGCCTTCAATATGCATACCACCGGTCCCTCGGATTTTCATGACAGGTATATTTTCGAACAGCTCATCAGTGCGAAGGGGATTGCTCAGGAAGGAGTGACCACTATCGTTTTTGATGTGAGCCAGGAAGGGTACGGCCGAGTAAGCCTCCCTTTGAATATTTCGGTCTTACCAAGCGGACGGGCTCCAAGTCGCGGCGGAGGCGTGCGACCACCGGTTGAACCGGCAACGGGTTCTTCCGAAGGCCTCTATTGTGTCTGGCGATCCAAGTCATTCGGAGATGGTCCAAACTGCTTTGATATTAATCGCGCTCAATGTGACAATCCGAGGTATGCCGGAAACCCAAAGTATGAGCGGGTAGGTTCAGGCTTGACGCCCATTGAGTCAGCAGCCTTGGCTTCCCGGCTAAGCCCTTATAAAGGCGATGCCTATGGCTGCCGTAGCAACACCTCGGGCAATTCAGATCCAGAAGGAGGCCATGATCCCGGCGGAGGGGCAGGTACTGGTGAGGGACAAGGTGCGGGTGGGACATCAGGCTCTGGCAGTGACGGAGACACCGGAGAGGATGCGGGCACTGGAGACGGTGCAAGCATCGGAGAGGGTGAAGGCACTGGGGAAGGCGAAGGCACTGGAGACGGTGAAGATACCGAAGAGAACCAGGCAGCGAATGGAGGGGAAGAAGATAGCGATTTGTTAGCAGGATTTCCAGACGTACCAGGGGATGCACCACCGACTGATGATGGGCCGATAACCCCCGAACAGGCCGAAGCGGTGGAAGGGTTTGGAGAGAATGGCTCCACCAGTCACTTGCCCCCTTCTGACCCGGATCAGATGGTCAGCGATGATTCAGATGCCACGCCCCCCATGGATATCGCCGCAGTGGCCCAAGCCGACAAAGACCAAGACGAAGCCCGCAATCGCGACCGGGAAGGAATCCAGAGAGAGGCAGACCGACAAGCGGGTAACGATCGCCAAAGGATTAATCAACAAAATGCGCAAGACCGACAAACACAGGACGCGGCGGCCCAGCAAGGAGTGGCACAAGCGCAAGCCCAAGGGCAAGTGATGATCGATCAAACCAACCAGAATGCCGATCCCATTATGAGCGGTCAGGATATGGCCGGAGCCATCAATACAATTCAGCAAGAAGGGGATGACAAGATCCAAGCCATTGATGATCAAATTCGCCAAGGGTTAGGGGGAAGTGGTCAAGGAGCCGGAGGATCGGGATCTACCCGCCAGCCTCTACCACCACCCTCTTCAATGGGAACAGGCCCGGTGGACACCGCCGTAGTCCAGTGTAATACGAAGTATGGTTCAGGAGGTGATAATCCTGGCTTTTTCACGATCGACTTTAATGGAGCAACCGGGGTGGCACAATTTGTATATGATACCGAAAGCATCAAGGATGAAATGGAAGTGAATGCGGGAGGGGCTTCTTTTAATACGACATGCCGTAGTAACGGCGAAAAAGTGCCCATCACGATCCCATCGCCGAACACGCCGGTGACTGTGACGGTGAAGCCCAATTGTGCGTGCAAGAAATCAAAATGTACAGGGACCAGTTGGAGTTTCACCTTTCATTGTCCCAACCAAGCCGGATCGCCAAACGGGGGGCTATTACCGAGAGGAAATCCTACTGGGGGTCTTTTTGGGCAATAACGACAAAAAAAACTTATTCCTTAACAATGGACAAAGGCTTTCCTTGAAAACGAATTGGACTGCCATCGACCTATTATTGGGGTACACCTCCAGTAGAAAACCCATACATGCCTTGTTGTACGTTGTGTTGATGTTGTGGTGTACCTTCCCATACCTTTTTCCACCTACCGTACTCGCTGAAACTTTCACGACATTTTCCGGAAAGGGGTCCGCTATAGTGATTGAGGGCAATCAGTCGCGTGCCCAAGAACTGGCCCACCAATCGGCTTTAAGAAAAGCGATTTCCCAGGCTATAGAAAGTGAAATCCAAAAAGGTACAAAGGAAGAGCTTCAGTACCAGGTTAAGAAAGTCGGCCTGCTGAAAGAACCCTATCCCTACCTGATGACCCAAAAAGTCATTGAGTCCGGAATGGAAGGCAAACTGTTGACGGTGTCCTTGGAAATTCAAGTGGATTCTGAGGCTCTCACCAGATTCCTTGGACAACAGGGAATTCTTGCAGAACGGATGGAGGAACAGAAACGAAAAGAATGGCCGATGATCATGGTCCTAGTCGGAGAGGAAATCAACGGCAAGGAACATCGCCCATCATTTTGTGGCACGATGCTAACGAAAACCTTACTTGGCGAAGGATTCTCTTTGGTTGACGAAGAGGCCATTCAACGAAGCATCCAACATGATCAAGCTGTCCAAAGCCTATTAAGAGGGAATCAGAAAGCCGCCGCGGCCATGGCATTACAATATGGAGCAGGCATTGTCATTTCCGGACGAGCGGTAGTCACCAAGTCCGGATTAAAATCAGGCCCCATGCAAGTGCATGGGGCCAATGTCACCTTACAAGCACTTCATTCTGATTCAGGGGAAATCTTCGCTTCGGCCATCGGGGATGGCTTCTATCCACATGTAAATATGATAACGGGTTCACAGAAAGCCGTAGAGGAGGCCACGCAGAAGGCACTAAAAAGTCTTCTTGAAGACTTTCAACGACAATTAGAAACCTCGGCCTCCACACTCCTGGTTTCCATTAGCGGGATTACCTATGGGCAGCTGGCCTACCTAAAAAAAATTCTTAGAGAAAATTCCCGTTTCCCTAATTTGACCGATATTCAACAAAAAAGTTTTCAGGGGCAAGTAGCTAAACTTCAATTCACCATTACCAACAGCCCACAAGAGTTTACGGATCGTCTCGCCACCTATGATTTTCAGAAATTCGCCCTAAATGTCCTCAGCTATTCTCCACGAAAAGTTGATTTTGCCCTGAACCTGAAGCCCTTTTCCTCCCGGTAAAGAGGTTGAGCCCCATCCGCTTCCCCGTCCCCAGAAAACCTGTGTGTAAAAGAAGAAAAGGTATCTCGTCCATTTTCACGCATGTCTCGTGAGGACGGCCTTTCGGAGATTTTTTCAATCAGGCTTGATCTGCAGAAAACTCTCCCATTATATTTGCCATACCAAGATGGCAATTCTAGTCGATTGTTGTAAAGCTACCTGCTTTCCCATTACTCGCCACAACCGTGCTCATTCCTGCACACTCGTGAACGTTCACTCTCCCCGCTCAACAGCAGTTAACCAACTTGGAATGATGAGTTCTTTTTTATTCTCGGTCGTCACATCCAAGGTCAACGGAAACTGATCTAAAACCAAAAATGTTTTTCCCTGCATGGAGTCGGACACGACCATGTCCCAAACTTGCCGGGAGATCCCGGCGATATGATTAACACTTTTCTCTAAGGAGGTTCCTATGTCCCAATCCCCAACTTCACCGGATTCTCCTCTCGGTTCACCACCGGAAGACATTCCCCATTGGATCGAACACGCATTCGAAATGGGCATTTTTGCCAGCCGATGGATACAAGCACCCTTATATGGTGGATTGATCCTCGCTGAAGTGCTCTATGCATGGAAATTCCTGACCGAACTATGGCACATGGTGCACGACATTGGGGACCTCACCGAAACCGTGTTTATGTTAGGAATCCTCACCCTGGTGGATATCACCATGGTGGCCAATCTGCTCACCATGGTCGTCATCGGAGGATATGCAACATTTGTCAGTAAAATAAGTCTGGAAAGTCATCCTGATCGACCGGATTGGCTCAGCCATATTGACCCGGGCACGATCAAAGTGAAACTCGCAGCCTCGTTGATTGGCATTTCCAGCATTCATTTACTCAAAGCCTTCGTCAACATTGCCAATGTGCCCATTGAACATATTCAATGGCAACTCATTATCCATCTGACCTTTTTAGGCTCAGCCATCTTGTTAGCCTGGACCGATAAAATCATGACCAGGGTGAAACCCCATTAGCGCTATGGCACGGGCTGAAATGGCAAGCAGGCCCTCTCTTCTCTGCCTTCTCTGGCAACCGCCAAAGGGGGCAGAGACCACGGGTCCGCTACACGCCATACCCAGCAGCCAACCAGTCCCCCAATCGGGCTTGAAGCTCTGGAGTGCTCAGGACAGGACAGATGCATTCGAGAAAACAGCTCACAGGAATGCTTTTTCAGCTCACGGTTCTAAGGAGAAACGACAGCGTTTCTTTTTGCCACGATTTCTTCTACAATTTCCATGGAATCTGCTTTCCCGAGAAAGTCGAATCCGTTGTCTCACAGCGTTTCTTTCTATTCGTTAAACAGAGTTCTTCCCCAATAGATTGTCTCATGGAATCTTCTACCCCTCACGAATCCTACAACCTGGATATTCACACCCCTGCCGGACATCTGACGGCGTCGGTTGCGGTACCGACCGGATTCATTCTCATTACCGACATTATCCCCCTCATGCAATCACTTGGAGAACAAGCTCACCAGCTGGCCATCGACAACACCACTCAAACCGGTGCCACCATATCCTGCCAAAAAGGCTGCGCCGCCTGCTGTCGCATGATGATTCCCGTCGCCCCTCCGGAGGCCCTTGCGCTCCTGTCGGTTGTTGAAGCCCTCCCTTCTCCGAAAAAGGAGCGGTTGCTTGAGCGATTTCAGGCGGCTCAAAGGACCTTGCGTGAGGCCGGCCTGGAGGAGGGGTTACAACGATTGGCTTTTTCTGAGGATCAAGGCACCGATGAAGAATTGGAACCTCTTAATCGGGCGTACTATGCGCTGCGAATGCCCTGTCCATTTCTGGAAGATGAAATCTGCTCAATCTATGAACAGCGGCCATCCGCCTGCCGGGAATTGCTGGTCACTTCCCCTGCGGAACTTTGCCAAGACTTGATACGAAACCCCATCCAACTGATTCCTTCCCCGTTTCGAATCGGGACGGTTCTGAGCAAACTTTGGACGGATTGTTACCAGGGCCCGGTTCGTCTCATTCCCCTCCCCTATGCACTGGACTGGGCCACAGTCTATAAAACCCAGAACACCCGAACCTGGGCCGGGCCTGAACTGCTGAGCCGGGCCTTGGATGCCGCGGCGCAATATTTACAACGCCAATCCCCCTAAGAGGCACAAAGCCCCTCCTGTTTCGTACACGAATCAAAGGTCCTTTGTGCGTGCCTACCGAGTATCAACCAGCACCGGCAAAAGAATGGTAAGAGCGGGATCAAACCTCTGCCCTTAAGCCGGAAACCATCCCCGGACCTCCATCGAAACGCCGGAAAATATTTCACGGAGACACTCCAAATCTGAACCAAAATTTTCGGGGAAAATGGACAAGATTTCTTTCCTTGGACAGGATGTCTCTGCGCATGATGTTCTTGCGAGAGATTTCACCGCCTTAACTCAAAAAAATGCAGGAATTCCCCCTGCACAGGAGATCAAAATCTGGCATTACCTTTGCTGATATATTCAAGAGTAGTAAGCCATGACGGCTTACCTAACCTTTAAAGGAGGTGTTACTGTGAACCAATCAAATCCAAAAGACCCCAAAAAGGGTATGCCAATCGGCAAACCGACTGCCGCCCCGAGCCCCGCGAAGCCACAGCAAAACCCGGCCAAAAAGCCAATGGGCAAATAGGTATCCGGACGATACCCGATACCTGCGATTCACGACCTTTTACCATCAAGGAAAAGGCCCCACCTGTTCAGATTTAGATTCGGGCGAAAACAAGAGGGGCCGGAATGGTTCGGCCCCTCTTCCTCCTAAAGAAAAACCGGCCTTCCTGACTGATAAGGATACCCCAATCATCGTGACTGAAAGAATCCAAATCAACGCTGGCTGGAAATCCCTCAACGGGCACATACCTCGAACCCTTGACCTTCCCTGGGGCAGACATGCGCTTTTCCTGACCTGGCTGCTCTTGACCGGTTGCGCAGAACCGCCTATCTCCCAATTGAACGCAGCCACCCAAGCTCTTGAAGACGCGAGAATATCAGAAGCCGAACATTACGCAATCGAGAGATTCGCTGAAGCAGAAACGGCATTTCGACAGGTACAACAAACGCTGGATCGACAGGAAGATCGGATGCCGCTCTTTCGTAATTATGATCCTGTCATCACAATGCTGTCGGAAGTCTTCAACAGCGCAACCCAGGCCAAAATCGAAGCCATTGCCAATAAAAAGGAGTCCAAAGCCAATGCCGAGGTGGCTCTCGCCTTTGCCAAGCAGCATCTTCAAGATGTTCGTGCGCTCCTGGCAGACGTTTCCGCTCACACGCCTGATCACGGGGAGCTGGACCAACTTCTACAAGCGTTTCAGGACACGGAAACCCTCCTCGCTGAAATCGAATCCATTATGGCACAAGAACACTTCATCGACGTGATGACCACCTCCCATTCCGTAGAATCTTTTGCCACTCGAATTCAAGCACAGATTATCTCTGTCAAACGGCTTGCCGCAAAGCAACACGTCTAACAATGGGGAATGTATGATCACTCCGCCAACCAGGTTTCAGTCGGCCTGGCGTCGGCGCTGGATGATCACGCTCATGCTGGTCCTGCTTCCAGCGTTGACGTTTGCCTGGTGGGGCCACACGGACTATCCCGACACGTTTCCTTCACTGGTCGAAGATTTGGACCGACAGGCGTGGGTAAACGGCGCAGAGACCTTGTTTCCTGATCGATATCAACAATTCCATACACAAGTGCTCGAGCTCCGTTCCCAATGGCGGACAGAGGCCAATCACTGGTGGACAACCGGCGACGCAGAACAGTTCAACCAGACCTATCAACAACTGGTGGAAGAAGGCTCTCTGCTGATTGAAGCCTCTCGCCAAAAAATCACTGCCCTGCGCTTGGAGGCCGAGGAGCTCCTTCAGCCTGAACAGGCGCAACTCACACGGTTGCGAGCGCTTTCTCATGATTTCGACCTGGAGGACGACATGCTGGCACTGTCCCAGGCAGAGGGATTGCTTCGAGAAAGTGTGTTGAGATTGGAGCAGGGACAATACATGCAGGCCAGGTCAGCCGGAGAGCAGGCAATTGAACATCTCCGCCGCGTGGAAGCCCATGTCGTCACACAAATGAACCGCTATACAAACGAAGCCCAAATTGCCCGCTGGGAAGAATGGGTCACGCAAACCATACAACGATCAGTGGGCACAGCCGTCATTGTCCTCAAGGCACCCCGTCGCCTTCTCGTCTACCAACACGGCCGGGTCGTTGCGGAGTATCCGGCACGGGTGGGATTTTCAGGATTGGCCGACAAGCTTTACGAGGGAGACGGCGCCACGCCGGAAGGACAGTTTCGCGTGATGCACAAAAAAGAAGGACCGGGGACCATCTATTATAAAGCGTTACTCTTGGACTATCCCACGATAACCCACCAACAACGTTTCGACGAGGCCAAAGCCAATGGCCTGGTACCTCAGAACCGGTCAATCGGCAGCCTGATTGAAATTCATGGCGAAGATCCCAATAACGAAGAAACCACCAACGGGTGCATTGCCTTGGAAAATTCCGCGATGGGTGACGTATTCGAGCGGGTAAAAGTCGGGACGCCTGTCACCATCGTAGGGGCACTGAACCAGGACAATGACGTCGTGACCTCCTTACACCAGCTGGAAGTCCATATTCAGGAACGGTATGTACGGTGGCACAAACCCCGTACGCGTGCCGCCTCCTTCGCCCGCACAGAATAACATGACATCCTTCATGCCCCCCCACTCACGCCAGACACTTCTACTGAGCCTGCTCGTCGTCCTGACAACGGTACTGGCCGCTTCTCCTCCCCAGGCTCCAAAGCGCACCCCAGCCGTGGTCCCGGTGACGATCCACCCCCAGGAAGCACACATCCCGTTTTATCCTTCCGCTCCCGGTCTCCTTGCCACGGCACCCAAGGGCCTCTACCTCGTGGTCGATACGGCTCAAAATCGGGTATCCCTTCGAAAGGGCAATCGAATTCTCTACAGTGCCGTGGCTTCAACCGGCAGCGGGGCACGACTGCAAGATCCCCGCAATCCCGGTAACGGATGGGTGT
Above is a window of Candidatus Nitrospira neomarina DNA encoding:
- a CDS encoding PASTA domain-containing protein; this encodes MTVHEQWHEQPWSSMKGIVSLSAFVVLLSLYGLAMGVETEKPGEYTILDADRHLKTILGELPIYEPTTNTFTPAVPPSSTLKQAVTNLEPEWNRLYDNSDLHDVPPPGRANILQRCDDLKKHLTGPIQTKHTLETERLTLEQRERFVDSARKQVELRNWTEFVFAMGNLGKEAFNSFKKILSPSPKDVKKLYEALALVKKMIQSARKPTVKNPGGTAINSADAIKLGENGNKYFVEKQAEITKRVNDYIMNRKFTEKELRNPEQIQKEIFILIRDYLKSLAVAERGDLRLRIQQIDIELKKYAQITLPAGAFSFVEYEPLCKKIRDLKDWNIRTIEGLRIDPPKVRIEVGETTKQFKAIGKYSSGKGREVDVTDMVNWPKGHSFTGNKPGKFTLTAEYRSLTSTAEIMVVPSTQPVPSAAHPTGKCPAGKIEVPYVIRMQKTNAEGVVNGLGLRLPVVGQEPSNHFNPGEITDQVPYAGDCVDPNTEIKVKLALEVPDAPVGPFRAELNCGRAIEIEAGAEPSRICGIVVRGWKPEGKVSVTVTPIPKRSGIRIFPGDMSQEAFNMHTTGPSDFHDRYIFEQLISAKGIAQEGVTTIVFDVSQEGYGRVSLPLNISVLPSGRAPSRGGGVRPPVEPATGSSEGLYCVWRSKSFGDGPNCFDINRAQCDNPRYAGNPKYERVGSGLTPIESAALASRLSPYKGDAYGCRSNTSGNSDPEGGHDPGGGAGTGEGQGAGGTSGSGSDGDTGEDAGTGDGASIGEGEGTGEGEGTGDGEDTEENQAANGGEEDSDLLAGFPDVPGDAPPTDDGPITPEQAEAVEGFGENGSTSHLPPSDPDQMVSDDSDATPPMDIAAVAQADKDQDEARNRDREGIQREADRQAGNDRQRINQQNAQDRQTQDAAAQQGVAQAQAQGQVMIDQTNQNADPIMSGQDMAGAINTIQQEGDDKIQAIDDQIRQGLGGSGQGAGGSGSTRQPLPPPSSMGTGPVDTAVVQCNTKYGSGGDNPGFFTIDFNGATGVAQFVYDTESIKDEMEVNAGGASFNTTCRSNGEKVPITIPSPNTPVTVTVKPNCACKKSKCTGTSWSFTFHCPNQAGSPNGGLLPRGNPTGGLFGQ
- a CDS encoding TIGR00645 family protein, with the protein product MSQSPTSPDSPLGSPPEDIPHWIEHAFEMGIFASRWIQAPLYGGLILAEVLYAWKFLTELWHMVHDIGDLTETVFMLGILTLVDITMVANLLTMVVIGGYATFVSKISLESHPDRPDWLSHIDPGTIKVKLAASLIGISSIHLLKAFVNIANVPIEHIQWQLIIHLTFLGSAILLAWTDKIMTRVKPH
- a CDS encoding YkgJ family cysteine cluster protein; protein product: MESSTPHESYNLDIHTPAGHLTASVAVPTGFILITDIIPLMQSLGEQAHQLAIDNTTQTGATISCQKGCAACCRMMIPVAPPEALALLSVVEALPSPKKERLLERFQAAQRTLREAGLEEGLQRLAFSEDQGTDEELEPLNRAYYALRMPCPFLEDEICSIYEQRPSACRELLVTSPAELCQDLIRNPIQLIPSPFRIGTVLSKLWTDCYQGPVRLIPLPYALDWATVYKTQNTRTWAGPELLSRALDAAAQYLQRQSP
- a CDS encoding L,D-transpeptidase family protein produces the protein MITPPTRFQSAWRRRWMITLMLVLLPALTFAWWGHTDYPDTFPSLVEDLDRQAWVNGAETLFPDRYQQFHTQVLELRSQWRTEANHWWTTGDAEQFNQTYQQLVEEGSLLIEASRQKITALRLEAEELLQPEQAQLTRLRALSHDFDLEDDMLALSQAEGLLRESVLRLEQGQYMQARSAGEQAIEHLRRVEAHVVTQMNRYTNEAQIARWEEWVTQTIQRSVGTAVIVLKAPRRLLVYQHGRVVAEYPARVGFSGLADKLYEGDGATPEGQFRVMHKKEGPGTIYYKALLLDYPTITHQQRFDEAKANGLVPQNRSIGSLIEIHGEDPNNEETTNGCIALENSAMGDVFERVKVGTPVTIVGALNQDNDVVTSLHQLEVHIQERYVRWHKPRTRAASFARTE
- a CDS encoding L,D-transpeptidase; this translates as MPPHSRQTLLLSLLVVLTTVLAASPPQAPKRTPAVVPVTIHPQEAHIPFYPSAPGLLATAPKGLYLVVDTAQNRVSLRKGNRILYSAVASTGSGARLQDPRNPGNGWVFDTPRGVFTISSKIKNPAWNKPDWAFIEEGQPIPTKPQDRIETGVLGDYALGFGNGYFIHGTLYTRTLGTNVTHGCIRLGDEPLKYVFHHVPLGTTLIIY